TTGTCCAGGCCGATTCTCGTCCCATAGTTGTTAATCAGACGTTCGACCTGGCGTCTGGACAGCTGGCCTCGCTTGTTTGATACGAAGAGCGGGTCCTTTCGGTTCTTGCGTGTCCCGACATAGTCACGCAGCATCGTCTTGGTCCAGCTGTTCACGAGAGGGACCTTGCGTCCTTCCTCATGTCGCTTCGCCTCCTGAATCGTGATCTCCCCCGCTTCGAGATCTACGTCACCGATTGTCAAGGCGGTTAGCTCGCCGACTCTAATCCCCGTTTCGTACAGAAGTTTGATAATGAGACGATCTCTCATTCGCTTAGGTTCCTCTAGCAGGGCTTTGAGCTCATCCTGCTTGAGATACTTTCGCATGCTGAATCCCCATCCCTTGTCTTCGGACGATTGTCCGACAAAGCATTGGTTTGT
This DNA window, taken from Candidatus Thermoplasmatota archaeon, encodes the following:
- a CDS encoding tyrosine-type recombinase/integrase, with protein sequence MRKYLKQDELKALLEEPKRMRDRLIIKLLYETGIRVGELTALTIGDVDLEAGEITIQEAKRHEEGRKVPLVNSWTKTMLRDYVGTRKNRKDPLFVSNKRGQLSRRQVERLINNYGTRIGLDKDKRHPHVLRHTHAVYALKSGIDIRTLQQNLGHSSIEVTAIYLTMDIDDRKEEYSKHPLPGMGETESVHSETAGTENLSETPAAANHTSSFVLSNDV